Genomic segment of Oryzias melastigma strain HK-1 linkage group LG21, ASM292280v2, whole genome shotgun sequence:
gacAGAANNNNNNNNNNNNNNNNNNNNNNNNNNNNNNNNNNNNNNNNNNNNNNNNNNNNNNNNNNNNNNNNNNNNNNNNNNNNNNNNNNNNNNNNNNNNNNNNNNNNNNNNNNNNNNNNNNNNNNNNNNNNNNNNNNNNNNNNNNNNNNNNNNNNNNNNNNNNNNNNNNNNNNNNNNNNNNNNNNNNNNNNNNNNNNNNNNNTTTACCCATCGCCGACGCATCACAAATGGTTTGTGACTGGGCCATAAGaagattgatgatgcttcaaaaagaaaagaaacgttcACAGCCTGTGAATATATAACACTGTTCccattatttcaataaatctcAGGATTTCTATACATCTcgtgttgtctgcatttcttgacAGAATTTCACCATAAAATGAGCCCAAAAgtcatcaccattctgtctgtgatggaagaAACGCCAGTCTCCAATGAACCAAGGGCTGGCAGCCAAATATTTTGGAATAAATGTCCAGGCAACTAaaggcagatacacaaaatgcacattaatctttgcaaaagtacggatgttgtttgtgtgtttgtgtgtgtatatctatatatataaaacctcTCTGAGAAGGATTAGAgaggttactttttttttcctggcttaAGAATCTCATGGCACTCCATGAGCGCCCGGCAGCATAAATGAACCAGATGCTAAGAGATGGGACTCATCCTGAATGGCTAATGGAAGGGTGAACAATCCTGATCACAGGATTGTTCACCCTTCACACAGGCATGTGTCAGGGCCCGGTGCTGTCCAGTTCTTCATACCCGAGGTTCTTTCTTGGATGTCTGCCACTGTGATGGTTATTGGGTTCTGTTCAGGGAGGTTGCTATGCTCTTTCCTCAGAGAGACCAGCCATTGAGCATTGCTGTTATGTGCCGTCTCTTTCTCTCATAAACTTTTCCGGTACCAGTCAGGTAGAATTTGTGAACAGCCTGTTTATCTGTCTGGCTTCATTGTCTCTAGTGTACCTCTGTAGGGGGCTGTTCAAGGCCAGGAGGCTTTGTTTGGCAGTTTCCAGTGCTTCAGGTATGAACATCTGGCTGTATCTGTTGGTGCTTCTTTCTTAATTGCACCTCTTTGGTTCTCTGTCAGCTGACTCACTTTTCTCCGTGCTTCCTTGATCTCTAGCCTCCATGTGTTGCTTCCATGGTGGGAATTGTTTTCTCTCATGGTTGCTCTTATAGCCTAGCATTTCAAGGATCGCTGATACCAATTAACCAATAAACTAGTTCATCGTTCTTAGtgattgttttgtttggaaTTGTTCTCAAAGCTTCATTCACAATTTCCAGGAGACTTTGAAGGTGAATCTTCACTTAACTGTTAAGATGATCTTGTCTTTTAGGTCAGTTGCTGATAGATACACTTTTAGTGTACCATGCACATTGTCTGAGCTGAAGAGTGCAAGTTTCCTTCCAGTAACTACAGTTTTCTATTTTCCTGTGTGTTTGTAGCTCAtacatggtaaatggcgtatacttgtatagtgctttctacCCTCTTTAGAGGGCGCAAaatgcttcacagtcacagacccatttacacacacatatatattcacacactggtggtggctccactgccgaacactggcaccaacctctcACCAGAGGGAATTCGggtttcagtgtcttgcccaaggacacttcgacacatgggcgggcaaggcgggagtcgaacccgctcacttctgatcaggactcgagcgccctaccactgcaccatctCGGGTCTATCTCTGGTTCCTTGGATATCTTCTTGTATCCCTTTCCTGTATCTACAGTTCAGTCTCCATGAATCAGAATCCAGAAATGTCActtttgtgtgcatgttttcagaacaaagtcaTTGGGGTATGCAAACTTTTGAACAAGGTTACTAGGGAATTTTCTGTTGCcataatgattttaaaataataaacagatttttccccaaaaaaggGCTACACCCAATCACTATGAGTGGGGAAAAAATTGTGTTATATAGTTTGAAAAATTACTAAGAAATCACAATTTCTTCCAGGGTATGTACTCCTGTGAGGAAAACTGCAAATGTGTTCTTTACCACAACAAACCAAGTGAATTGGTCAACTGATTGAATTAGTTTTTTGTGGTAAAGAAAGAGACAGACATCAGGCCAAAGCTCTTACTTTACTGGTTGATCTACTTTTGTACTGTTAACTATGTTCATAGGCTTTCGGCCTTGACTGAAAGGACAAGTTCCTGGATTTCAGCAGCTTAACTGAGCTTCCTCAGTCGGATGGctggatgttatttttttttttttttttacagagaaagATTCCTAACCATGTTTTATTACAGTTCTTTAGCAGCTACCAGCAGTGGCCAAGCAACAATAAAGATATTTGAccacaaaataaaccaattcatTTACCTATTGGTTCAATGAAGTCATTTTCATGGTAACACTTATTTACTAAGTTAATGAGATCCTTAGAGGGTAAGATAGGCCCTAATATAAAGCGGCTCTCTTCATGAACAGTTTGAGGAGCAACACAGAGGACATCTCTCTGTGAAACTTAAAGGTCATTTTCGTGTCTGTCCATGTGATATCCAGTCTGATAAAGTTATTACTGATAGTTATCTTTTGTATAATCATTTCAAGCACTGATATGAATGTAACATACATAAGTCTGGATGGTTTTGTGGAGATAGAAAAGTACAGgtatttctatttctttatgatgttaactgtttacattttgattGTCTGCAGCAATTGTACGATAGTTTCTCTGATTGTGATTCACAAGAACCTTCATGAGcctatgtacatttttattgcagCACTGTTGATCAACTCTGTTCTTTTCAGCACAAACATCTACCCCAAACTCTTAACTGACCTGTTGGCTGAAAAACAGATGATCGCTTATGAAGCCTGTCTCCTTCAGATTTTTGTGTTCTACTCATTAAGCGGTTCAGAATTCTTACTGCTGGCTGTCATGTCTTATGACAGATATGTGTCCATATGTAAACCTCTGCAATATACAATCCTCATGAAGAAAACAACTGTTGTTATTTTACTGGGATTGGCCTGGATTGTACCTTTTTGtcatattgttattattattgttggaGATGCAAAGTTAGAACTTTGCAGCTTTTCATTGAAAGGTATTTTCTGCAACAATTCTTTAAATTATCTTTTCTGTGCAGTTTCTAAAGCCCTGTTAACCTTTGGTTTAGTTACTCTGTTCAACATTGCTTTTGTTCCTGTACTATTCATAATTTTCACATATGCTAAGATCCTCATAGTGGCTTCTAAAGGTAGTGGCAAAGTTAAGAGAAAAGCTGCTCAGACCTGTTTACCTCACCTGCTGGTTTTAATCAACTATTCTTGTTTAACTCTTTATGATGTAATCATAGTTCGACTGGAGTCAAATTTTTCAAAGACTGCTCGTTTTATAGCAACACTACAAATACTGATGTATAATCCTCTTTGCAATCCAGTCATTTATGgactaaaaatgacagaaatttaTAAACACTTGAAGAAGTTGTTCTGCCATTCCAGATAGTACTGGTCTCCGTAATATGTCCATGAAGATTCTCTTTTATCCAGGTGGTGTAGTCTTGAGGTTCAGTGATAGTAACTGGTCTTAAAAATGCCTTCCTTTGAAATGTTTCGCTGCTCATCTAAACAATGGCCATGTTTcttatttctgaatatttccaTTCAATATAAAATAGATGTCagatgtttttaagtttatcatTTGATGTGACAGATTTTAAGGAAATGATAAAGTGGGATTCAAATTTGAATTGtcttaaagttcaataaatgagCCAAGCAGCTAATGGCCTGCTAAGAAACTGCTTGTTTACTGtgaaaaatggcttaaaaaattATTCAAGCAATGGTCTTCTCTGAGACTTGTCCTATTAATGGACATTACCTAATGAGCTGAATGTAAAGTGAAATCAGACTGGTGCAGCTGAGACACAGAGGGAGAGGAAAACATCTGATTGATGGTTGTAAATTCGGTCTTTCAAAGTGTCCGTGGGCAAAACACACCCTCACAATACTCCTGCTCATTTTGCATGACGTCTACCAtcagtgagtgaatgtgtgtgagagAGTCAACTTTTGGGCATGTTATTGTTgagcactttgggccttaatAGAGGTAAAAGTGTTATAAAGATCCAATCTTTTTCTGATCTGATgtcaaatacaaaatataatttaactcACCATGGTACGGAACTCTGAACTCACTTTGGTACCAGTACCAGTCAGTGCGACTGGGTAGAACTCGAGACCTGAAGATGGAAAGTGTGTCTTGTCATTACCTGCATCTgccaacatccatccatccattttcttgaccgcttcttccctttcggggtcgcgggggtgccggagcctatcccggctactgaagggcgaaggcggggtacaccctggacaggtcgccagtctgtcgcagggcccaGCTGCCAACACTAACAGATAAGCCTGTGTTGATGctgtaaataaattatattgtgATGGtgtattttatctatttaaGGTGTTAGAGGAAAACAAGCCTTtggttaattcattttttaaaccatattttatcatgtgattttttttatttatttatttattttttaaactgcactGTCCCCTTAAAACTAAACTACTATggttataaatataattatggtCTACTCCATCCTCTTCTGagtcttttcaacattttttgtctcataAAACCCTCAAAATGCTTTCAGCTATTTCAATCATTTTGATATAAACATATGTTAGAGTCACTTTTAAACATTGATGCACCGGAACTTAATCTCCTTTTAATGGTGTTTATTATGGTTACTGTCAGCCATAACCAACCGTACAGCTTTGTAGAAACTTCTGTATcagacagacaaaaaatgcttcCCCAAAACATCTCTTGCTCCCGCACAGCAATCCCCATTGTCCCCACTCAGCCAATAGCTGCACCCAATTAGTCCAACCCCCCAAAGACTGGTTGAGTGACAGAAACGAGGGCTAACCAGCGTCTCTGCCTGGTGAGCACACTGAACTCCAGAACTCAGAATACCACGCAAACAGCCACCCAGCCCAACTCGGTCCAGCACTAgatatacatacagtatatgtgtatatagatagatagatagatgagggctgggaattaaaaaaataatttattgaaaatttgggaaaaaaaatgcaaataatcataatatgaaatctcatgcaaaattgt
This window contains:
- the LOC112137947 gene encoding olfactory receptor 6N2-like translates to MNVTYISLDGFVEIEKYRYFYFFMMLTVYILIVCSNCTIVSLIVIHKNLHEPMYIFIAALLINSVLFSTNIYPKLLTDLLAEKQMIAYEACLLQIFVFYSLSGSEFLLLAVMSYDRYVSICKPLQYTILMKKTTVVILLGLAWIVPFCHIVIIIVGDAKLELCSFSLKGIFCNNSLNYLFCAVSKALLTFGLVTLFNIAFVPVLFIIFTYAKILIVASKGSGKVKRKAAQTCLPHLLVLINYSCLTLYDVIIVRLESNFSKTARFIATLQILMYNPLCNPVIYGLKMTEIYKHLKKLFCHSR